The sequence TTTATATTATTTAAAGTCCATTGTGTATACCAAATTTCACCATATCTCTATTATATATTATATAAATGATATTCAGATTTGAACTGAAATAAAATAATTTGCAATTATCCACTTTACCTAATTAAGTTATATCATTATTATATATTATAAGATAAATAATGAGAATTGAACTCATATAAAAGAAACCACAATTCTTTATCTTAACCTTTAGATTATATTTATCATTATTAAAACTTATTATATATTATAAATATTATTATAAATATATAAAATATTATTTAAATATAAATCATTTAATATTTTTATTTTAAAATTATATATACATATAATAAAATTATCATTAAAACTAGAAGATTTAATAAAATTATATTTATATAAATTTGATATATAAATATATATATTATATCTATAAATTAAATTTTGTAAAATTATATATTTAATTTTTTTATTAAAAAAAATTATATCATTACCTTTTAATTTAATATTATAATAATTACAATAAACATTATTTAAATATACATATTTATACTTTATATAATATCTAGATTGTAATATAGTTTTAAAAACCCCTATATTAACTAAAAAAACATCTAATCTAGATTCTAATAAATTTAATAATTTAAAATATAAATTATTCTCATTATAACTCTTTATTTTTTTTAAATAATGTAAATATTGTTTAAATGTTATACAATAATTATAACAAATATATCTTACAAATTTTAATTTTAAATCAAAATAAGATTTATAGACATATTTATTAATTTTTAATTTATAATTATATTTACTAGATAAATATAATAAAAAAGGAAGATTTAATTTTTTTAAAATTTTTATTTTAGGAGTTAAAAATTTTATCATAATAATTTTATATTATAAAATATTCAAGTTAACGATGAGATTTGAACTCACAATCTACTGATTACAAATCAGTTGCTTTACCAATTAAGCCACTTTAACAAATATAATATTTATAATTAAATATTCAACTTATTAGGAATTATATACTAAATATATTACTATAAATACATATTAATTCTATAAAATAATTTTTCTAATTATTGTTTTATTCATTTATATGATTAGAATATTATTTTTAATTAAATTTTCTTATTTATATTACTTCAACAATTAAAATTTTATACTTAACTACTCAACATTACAAAATATAATAATTGATATATCATTGGTATAATTTTTTCGATCCTCTCGTACTAGAAAAAATAATTTCAATATTCTAACACTTATATTAGATATGGACCGAACTGTCTCACGACGTTCTGAACCCAGCTCACGTATCGCTTTAATAGGCGAACAGACTTACCCT comes from Plasmodium berghei strain NK65 ny genome assembly, organelle: plastid:apicoplast and encodes:
- the rps4 gene encoding apicoplast ribosomal protein S4 — encoded protein: MIKFLTPKIKILKKLNLPFLLYLSSKYNYKLKINKYVYKSYFDLKLKFVRYICYNYCITFKQYLHYLKKIKSYNENNLYFKLLNLLESRLDVFLVNIGVFKTILQSRYYIKYKYVYLNNVYCNYYNIKLKGNDIIFFNKKIKYIILQNLIYRYNIYIYISNLYKYNFIKSSSFNDNFIICIYNFKIKILNDLYLNNILYIYNNIYNI